From the Candidatus Manganitrophaceae bacterium genome, the window TTCGCCAGACCTTGGCTACCGATCCTCACCTCGGCATCCTGAATGTCCGGATCCAGATTGAGGGAAAGCGGTTGATCCTTTATGGAGAGGTCGCCTCATTGGAAAAGGGAGAATACGCCCGGACGGTCATTCAACGGCAGCTCCCCGATTTCGAAATCATCAGCGAGTTGAGTCCGCCGATTCCTTCGGAAGGTCCCCCGCCGGAGGGGCCCTACGTCCGAATTGCCGCCGCCGGCGATCTTCACTATGACGAGCTCTCCCATGGGAAACTTCGCGCCCACTTCCAGAAGTTAGAGACGGAGGCCGACCTCCTTCTTCTGGCAGGCGACCTGACCGATACCGGCACCGCAGAGCAGGCGCGCGTTCTGGCGGAGGATTTAAAGGGACTTCACCTTCCGATCGTTGCCGTCTTGGGGAATCATGATTATCACTGCAATCAATCGGAAGAGGTTGGACAGATCTTAGAAGAAATCGGCGTCACCATTCTGGAGGGAAACACCAGGGTGCTTCAATGCCGGGGGCTTTCCGTTGGAATCGCCGGGACAAAGGGGTTTTGCGGCGGCTTCGAGGGGGCCTGCGGAACCGTTTTCGGCGAGCGAGAGATGAAGGATTTTATCTCCCACACTGAGATGTTGGCAGAGCGGTTGAAAGAGTTGCTCCTTTCATTGGAAACCGATGTCAAGATCGCGCTCCTTCACTATGCGCCGATCCGGGAGACCCTCCTCGGCGAGCGCGCCGAGGTCTTCCCCTTTTTAGGGAGCTTCCTCTTCGGAAAAGCGATTGATGAAGGTAAAGCAGACCTTGCGATTCATGGGCATGCGCATCACGGCCGAGAAAGAGGCATGACGCGCGGCGGTATCCCCGTCCGAAATGCCGCCATTCCGATGCTAAAGAAAGCAAATCTCTTTTACGCGCTTTCCCCTCGTGCAAAAACCGCACAATCCAATCCTCAAAAATAAATAAGTTGACTTCCTCCTTCCCAGCCCGTTGAGGGAACGGATCGGTCGCCATATATCCCGCTGTAAGATCTTCGATCCGGGCCGCCCTAATAGGCATCTTTCTTGCAAAACTTAATTATTGGGTCAATCGACCCAAGGTGTTTTCCACTCCTGAGCATGAAATCATTTTTCAGGAATGAGGAGGTTGATAATGGAATTGGAACGTGAAGGAATGAGAGAACCTTATTTCAATAGAGAGTCTTCTTACCCCTATCCGGTGAGCCGGGTCGGATGGGGTGCCGTCTTGGCCGGTTTTTTTATCGCCACCGTTGTACAGATTTTACTGAACTCACTGGGTGTTGCAATCGGCCTCAGCGCGTTGGGCGCGAATACCGACACATCGGGAACGACCCTGGGGGTCGGGGCAGGCATCTGGACCATTATCGCTTCAATGGTCTCGGTCTTTATCGGTGCGTGGGTCGCCGGCCGCTATGTATCGATTCTCGAACGGGGAGAGGGGCCGCTGCAGGGGGTGTTGGTCTGGGCCCTCTCGTTGATCTTCGTCCTCTGGATTGGGACAACCGGGATTGCTTCACTTCTCTCCGGGGCAACCAGTGTCGTCGGTCAAGGGGTTCAAGGGGCAACCCAAGGAGCCGCCTCTCAAATGGGACAATCGGGAACCCCTGATCAGATGGGACGAGGCGGCGGTTCACAGCAGGGGATGGGACAACAAGGGACATCACAACAAGGGACGAGCGATCAGCTCGGGCTGAGTGGCACCCATACCGAGCAGATGAAGCAGCAGGCACAACAGGCCGCGCAAAAAGGTGCAAAATACGGCGCCGCTGCCGCCTGGTGGTTCTTCGGAACCGCCTTCCTCTCGCTGGGAGCGGCGATTTGGGGAGGGCAGGTCGGTTTCTCAAGACGGGGGAACGATCCAAAGTCACCCCGCGCCTAATGCCTTGCTTTAAAAAAGACGCGCCGCCTCGGCTTTATAAAGAAACCGGGGCGGCGTCTGAAAAGCGGGCCGGTTCATTTTCTTGAGTTCATTCGTATTGTGTTTCATCGAGCGTATTGTGTTTCATCGAGGCGATTTTTAGACACGATGACCGAACTGAGAAGCAAGATACAAAATGCGCTCGACGAGGGCCGCATTCTCATCCTCGGGGCCCAAGTATTGATTGGGTTTCAGTTTCGAAGCGTCTTTGAGAAAGGTTTCGGCTCCCTTTCCCCCTTTTCACAATATCTGCTTGTCGCTGCGCTCGGCCTGATGCTGATTGCCCTCTCGCTGTTAATTTCTCCGGCCGCTTACCATCGGATTGTCGAGAGAGGAAACGATACGGAAGGACTCCACCGCTTCACCATCGACATTATGAAGTTTGCTTTGATGCCCTTCTCCCTCGCGCTCGGAATCGACTTATATGTTGCAGCAGAGAAGTTAACGGGACGGCCTATGGCGTTCATCCTCGGCGGCGTATCGATTCTCGTCTCGTCTTATTTTTGGTATCTCATGGAGCTGATCGATCGCCGGGAGCGAGATCGATTGAATCAAGAGACCCCTTTACCCCGAATCGGTGAACCGATGAAAAAAAATAAAGAGGAATCGACCTCAGAAAAAGCGCTGGACCAGAAAATCAAGCATGTCTTAACGGAAGCCCGCGTGGTTCTGCCGGGAGCGCAGGCGCTTCTCGGCTTCCAATTCGCCATCTTTTTCACGGAAGGATTTGACGCCCTTCCTCATAGCTCAAAATACCTTCACCTGATCAGTCTGACATTGGTCGCCCTGGCCACCAT encodes:
- a CDS encoding metallophosphoesterase, whose product is MTEDHYLREQIRQTLATDPHLGILNVRIQIEGKRLILYGEVASLEKGEYARTVIQRQLPDFEIISELSPPIPSEGPPPEGPYVRIAAAGDLHYDELSHGKLRAHFQKLETEADLLLLAGDLTDTGTAEQARVLAEDLKGLHLPIVAVLGNHDYHCNQSEEVGQILEEIGVTILEGNTRVLQCRGLSVGIAGTKGFCGGFEGACGTVFGEREMKDFISHTEMLAERLKELLLSLETDVKIALLHYAPIRETLLGERAEVFPFLGSFLFGKAIDEGKADLAIHGHAHHGRERGMTRGGIPVRNAAIPMLKKANLFYALSPRAKTAQSNPQK